In Actinopolyspora saharensis, the genomic window GAACCAGGTCGACACGGACCTGCCGACCTACTGATCGGGGTTCGCGGGAACCGGACCGTTCCGGTTCGGTCCCGGTTCCGTTCGGTCCCGGTTCGGTCCCGCTCCGGAACGGACCGGTCCGGGGCCGAACCCGTGATCCCGCGGGCCCGTCGGTGCGAAGTTCGGGCGGCGCCCGCGTGTCACCTTGATCGCTCCAGAACTCGCCCTCTCCCGGAGCGCCTGCGACTTGATCGACATCGTTGCGGGTAGCGTCTGGCACGTGAGTGCTACGGCCGAGCCACCCCCGACCCATGTGCGCGCCGCGTTCGGTGCTCGTGGGGAGGAGGTCGAACTGCTGGATGGCGGACTCGCCTGGCGTTGCGGCGAAGAGGACGCGGTGCTGCTCAAACTCGCGGCGAACACGGCCGAGGCCGCCTGGGTGGCGCGAGTTCTGGACACGCTGGATCCGGAGGAGACGCGTCTGGCGCGGCCACTGCGGTCCACCGACGGGAGGTGGGTGGTTTCCGGGTGGTCCGCGCGGCGCGATCTCGTCGGACGTCCCGAACCGCGACACGACGAGGTCGTCGCGATGTCGCTGCGGTTGCACGCCGCGACCAGCCGCCTGGACAAACCGCGCTTCGTGGACTCCCGCCAGGACATCTACGCGCTCGCCGACCGGATGGCCTGGGGCGAGGCGAACATGTCGCTGTCCCCGGAGAAGGGCGGGCGGCTGTTCGACGTGCTGGCCACCTCGCGCAAGCAGGTCGCGCTGCGTCCGCAGGTGGTGCACGGCGACTTGTTCGGCAACGTGCTGTTCTCCGGAAACGCCCCACCCGGCCTGATCGACTTCGTCCCGTTCTGGCGCCCCGCGGAGTGGGCAGCGGCCGTGGTGGTGATCGACGCGCTGGCCTGGGGAGGCTCCGACCCGGCGATAGTGGAGCGCTGGTCGCATCTCGCGGAGTGGCCCCAGATGCTGTTGCGGGCGCTGCTGTTCCGCCTCGCGCTGCACGCGCTGCACCCGCGGGCGGGCACTGCCTCGCTCGGGGGGCTCGAGAGTGCCTCGCAGACGGTCCTGGAAGTTTTGTGAAGCTCTTGTGACGGTGCTCTGCTCGGGTGGTGCGTGGCGGAACCTCGGTCGGGGTCTCGCTGCTCCGATCCTCGACATCGGGTGGGCACCTGCACAACGTCGAGGCAGTCCTCGTGAGACCCGTGACTGAGAACCCGCGGCGGTGCCGGTTGTTCGGGCTCGTAAGCGCTCGTGTTGGTGCGGGTGGCGGAACTGCTTCGGGGCGGACTCTCGTGAAAGCGCGCTGCGGGAGGGCACCTCTGTCGACCTTTCGTGTGAAGATGGCGGAGTGGGCTCGAAAACGGAGGAACCGCTGCGCGGTTACGCGGTCGGAGTGACCGCGGAACGCAAGGCCGAGGAACTGGCGTCGTTGCTGAACCGACGCGGGGCGGACGTGGTGCAGGCCCCCGCGATGCACACCGTCCCGCTGCCGCGGGACGGAGCGTTGGCCGAGTCCACCGCCGAAGTGCTCGCCTCCGAGGTGGACTACGTGGTCGCCACCACGGGAGTGGGCTTTCGCGGCTGGATCGAGGCCGCCGACACCGCAGGCAACGGCGCGGCGCTGCGCGAGCGGCTGTCCGCGGCGACCCTGCTCGCACGCGGCTCCAAGGCCGTGGGTGCGATCCGCGGTGCCGGGCTCGAGGTGGCGTGGAGCGCCCCTTCGGAGGAGGCGAGCGAGGTCCTGGACCACCTGCTGACGCGCGAGCTGCGCGGCAGGCGCGTGGTCGTCCAGGTGCACGGTGACCCGATGACGTGGTTCCGCGAGCGCCTCGTCGAGGCGGGTGCGGAGGTGATCGCCGTGATGGTCTACCGGTGGACCGATCCGCTGGAGCCGGAGAAGCTGGACGACCTCATCGATCGGGTGATCGACGGCCGGGTGCACGCGCTGGCCTTCACCAGTGCCCCCGCCGCGGCGAACCTGCTGGGCCGGGCGGAGCGGATCGGGCGCTCCGCGGAGCTGCACGAGGCACTCGGCAGCGGTGTGCTGCTCGGTTGCGTGGGTTCGGTGACGGCGGCGCCGCTGGTGGAGGCGGGACTGGACTGCGCGTTGCCGGAGCGCGCGCGGACCGCCTCGCTGGTGCGCCTGATCGCGGAGCGGCTCCCCGAGCTGCGCTGAGACCGCTACGGCCGCGGTTCACTCCGGATCGGGAAGTTCGAAGGGCTCGGACGGTTGCCACCGGTAGCGACGCATGTCCACCCGCCCCCGATCGGCGAGCACCCCCTCGGCGCGGAGCCGTTCCAGCTGCTCGTGACGCAGGTGCTCGGCCACGCTCCCGTTCGAGCGGAGCACCCTGTGCCAGGGCAGGTCCGCGCCGTCCTCGGCGAGGATCCGCCCGACCACGCGGGCGGAACGCAGCCCCGCGTGCCGCGCGACGTCGCCGTAGCCGAGGACGTACCCCGGGGGGATGGTGGTGACGACCGTCCGAACGTGCTCCCAGGTCCGCTCGTCCACTCGGGAAGTCTCGCACAGTCGGGGGTGGCGCAGGCGACACGCTCGTCACCAGGTGCGGGAAGCGATCACGGCGGCATGGTTCCATCGCGGACGTGTCGACCTTCTCCGTTCCGACCCTCGTGCGTTCCGGTGAGCAGAGCGCTCCACGGCTTCGGTGGTCCGAAGCGCAGCGCCGGGTCATCGACGGCGCGAACGGATTCCTGCGAATCCTCGGCGGTCCGGGTACCGGCAAGACGACGCTGCTGGCCGAGGCGGTCGCCGAGCGACTGCTCGACGGCAGGGCCACCGCCGACGACACCCTCGTGCTGACCGCCAATCGCACCACGGCCGCGCTGATGCGCAGCGCCGTCAACAGCCGTCTGCTGGCCGACGAGTCCTCCGTCACCACGGGGCGCGCTCCGCTGGTGCGCACGGTGCACTCCTACGCCTTCGGCGTGCTGCGGCTGCGGGCCAGCCGCGACGGCACACCGCAGCCGAGACTGCTCAACGGCCCCGAGCAGGACCTGCGGATCCGCCAACTGCTCGAGGGCGACCTCGAGGACGGGGCGGAGTACTGGCCGGAGTCGTTGCGCGCGGCGCTGCGCACCGAGGGCTTCGTGACCGAGCTGCGCGATCTGCTGATGCGCGCCGCCGAGCGCGGAGTGGGGCCGAACGAGCTGGTGGCGCTCGGCCGGCGGCACGAGCGCCCGGAGTGGGTAGCGGCCGGGATCTTCGGGCGGCAGTACGAGCGCGTCACCCAGCTCGGAGGGGCGAGCGGGGACACCGCACCACCGCTGGACGCTGCTGAACTGGTCTCCGCGGCCCTGGCGGCCTTCGACTCCGACGCGGAGTTGTTGGCGGCGGAGCGGACCAGGGTGCGGCACCTGGTGGTGGACGACGCCCAGAACCTGGACCCGCAGCAGTACCGCCTGTGCAGGCGCATCGGGGACACGGCGTCCGAGTTCCTGCTCGGCGGCGACCCAGACCAGGCGGTTTTCTCCTTCAGGGGCGCCGATCCCAGCAGTCTGTCCGAAGCGGACCCGAGTGGGGAGCGGACCCTGGTTCTCGGGGCCGATCACCGGATGTCGACGCGCGTGCGCAGGGCGGTGCGGCGCTTGGCCGCGCGTCTTCCCGGCTCGGGGGAGCAGCGCCGGCTCTTCGGAGCGGACCTCGCCGAGGACTCCGGACATCGGGACGAGGGGGGCGAGCAGTCCGCGGACGGGGGCGTCCAGGTTCGGCTGCTGGCCTCGCAGGCCCAGCAGGCGGCGTGGGTGGCCGACCAGCTGCGCCGAGCGCACCTGCTGCGCGGGGTGGCGTGGTCGGACATGGCCGTGATCGTCAAGTCCACCGGGATCTCGCTGCCGGTGCTGCGCAGGGCGTTGCTGGCCGCAGGGGTCCCGCTGGAACTCGGGGACGAGGAGATCCCGCTGGCACGACGCCCGGCCGTGCGTCCGTTGCTGACGCTGCTGCGGTGCGCGGCACGTCCGTCCGATCTGGACTCGGACACGGCCGAGTACCTGCTCGGTTCGCTGCTCGGAGGGGCGGACTCGTTGGCCCTGCGACGACTGCGGCGCGGGCTCCGCAGGTTGGACCTGGAGGCGGGCAACGATCGCCCGAGCGGTGAGGTGCTGGTCGAGGCGCTGTGGGACGCGGACAGGCTGGCCGCGCTGCAGGGGAGCACGGCGGAACCGGCTCGCCGGGTGTCCGCGCTGCTCGACGCGGCCGGGCGGGCCTGCGCGCGCGGGCAGAGCGTCGAGGACGTCCTGTGGCGGATCTGGAAGGACAGCGGGGTGGAGCAGACCCTGCTGGCGCGTTCCGAGCGGGGAGGCGTCGGCGGGGCGCGGGCCGATCGCGACCTGGACGCGGTGGTCGCGCTGTTCGACGAGGCCGCGCGGTACGTGGACCGACTCCCCGGGGCGGACGCGGCCTCGTTCGTCGAGCACCTGGAGAACCAGCGCATCTCCGGTGACACGCTGGCACCGAGCGCACCCGGTGGGGACGCGGTGTCCGTGCTGACCGCGCACGCGGCAGTGGGGCGCGAGTGGGAAGTGGTGGCGGTGCCCGACGTGCAGGAGGGCATCTGGCCGGACCTGCGGTTGCGCGGATCGCTGCTCGGGGTCGAGCGCCTGGTGGACGTTCTGTCCGGTGTGGATTCCCCGGACGTGGTCTCCGCCTCGGCGCCGCTGCTGGCCGAGGAACGTCGCCTGCTGCTGGTCGCGGCCAGCCGGGCGCGCAGGACGCTGCTGGTCGGCGCCGTGCGCGGTGAGGAGGAGCAGCCGTCCAGGTTCCTGGACGAACTGGACGGCACCGACGAGGACCCAGAGACGGAGCAGCGCCAGGTCGCCAGGCCCGAGCGCGGCCTGAGCCTTCCCGAGCTGGTGGGTGAGCTGCGTCAGGTGGTCAACGACGACACCGCGGGAACGGAGCGTCGCCGTCACGCGGCCGCGCAGCTGGCCAGGCTCGCGGATGCCGGGGTGCGGGGGGCGCACCCGGACAGCTGGTACGGGCTTCCCGAACCGTCCAGCTCCGCCCCGCTGGTGGGCGAGGACGAACCGGTCCGGGTGAGCCCGTCCACGGTGGAAGTGCTGTCGACCTGCCCGCTGCGGTGGATGATCGAGCGGCACGGCGGTCAGGACGCGGCCGAACTGGCTTCGGTCGCCGGTACCGTGGTGCACTCGCTCGTCCAGGCCGCGGCCGAGGGGGCCGACCGGCAACGGCTCGAGCAGGCCCTGGATCAGGCCTGGGAGTCCGTGGACGCGGGAGCTCCCTGGTACTCCCGCAGGGAGCGCGAGCGGGTGCGCGGGATGCTGGACTCGTTCCTCGCGTGGTTGGACTCATCGCGCGCCGAGCTGGAACAGGTCGCGGTGGAACGCGACCTGGACCTGACGGTGCCCGCGCGGGAGGGCGGACACCAGCTGCGGCTGCGGGGCCGGGTGGACCGGCTGGAGAAGGACGGCGGTGGCAGACCGGTGATCGTGGACATCAAGACCTCCAAGACCCCGGTGAGCAAGGAAAGGGCCGGGCAGCACACCCAACTGGCGGTTTACCAGCTCGCCGCCGCCCTGGGAGCTTTCGGCGCGGAGGAGACGCGCGAGCCCGGTGGGGCGCGGTTGGTCTACGTGGCCAAGCCGGAGTCCCGGAGCGGCGCGGCCACCGAGCGGGTGCAGCGCGGATTCGACGAGGAGGAGGTCCGCGGCTGGCTGGACGTGGTGCACGAGGCGGCCGCCGCGGGCACCGGTCCGGAGTTCCGCGCCGTCGAGAACGCGGAGTGCCCGCGCTGTCCCGTGCGGACCAGTTGTCCGGTGCACTCATCGGGAAGGCAGGTCGGTCAGTGATCACCCCACAACGCGTGGCCCAGGCGCTCGGGCTGCCCGAGCCGACCGCCGAGCAGGCCACGGTCGCGGGCGCCCCGGCGGAACCGGCGCTGGTGGTGGCCGGAGCGGGCGCGGGCAAGACGGAGACGATGGCGGCGCGGGTCGTCTGGCTCGTCGCCAACGGTGTCGTCACTCCCGAGCGGGTGCTCGGGTTGACCTTCACCCGCAAGGCCGCCAGGCAGTTGGCCGACCGGGTGCGGGCGCGGCTGCGCCGCCTGGCCGGGTCCGGGCTGCTGGAGGAGGTCGATCCCTCGGGAGGTCTGCGCGCGCGGGTGCTGGCCGAGGAACCGACCGTGCTGACTTATCACGCCTACGCGGGCAGGATCGTTTCCGAGCACGGCTTGCGCGTTCCGGTCGAACCGGGCGCGCGGTTGCTGCCCGAGACGGCGTCCTGGCAGTTGGCCCACCGCGTGGTCTCCGGCTGGACCGCCGATCTGGACACCGACAAGGTTCCGGCGACGGTGACCGAGTACCTGCTCTCGCTCGCAGGCGAGCTGGCCGAGCACCTGGTCGAGCCGGAGCGGGTCCGGGAGCACGCCGAGCGGATGGCCTCCCTGGTGGAGAACGCGCCGCCCGAGAAGCGGCAGCGGGCGAAGCTGCCGCAGGAGCTGCAGCGGGTGGTTGCGGCGCAGCGGCTGCGCGCGGCGCTGCTCCCGCTGGTCGAGGCCTACACGGCGCGTAAGCGCGGCGAGGCGGCGATGGACTTCGCCGACCAGATGTCGTTGGCCGCCCGTCTGGCCGCGGAACACCCCGAGGTTGCGGCGGGGGAGCGCAACCGCTTCGCCGCCGTGCTGCTGGACGAGTACCAGGACACGGGGCACTCCCAGCGCGTGCTGCTGCGGAACCTGTTCGGCTCCGCGGAGGGGAGCGCGCCGTTGCCGGTGACGGCGGTTGGGGATCCGGCGCAGGCCATCTACGGTTGGCGCGGGGCCAGTGCCGCGAACCTGCCCAGGTTCACCACGGACTTCCCCCGGCGGGACGAGAGCTCGGATGCCACCCCGGCAGCCCGCTACGGCCTGCTCACGAGCTTCCGCAACCCTCCGGGAATACTGCGGCTGGCCAACGCGGTGGCCGAGCCGTTGCGCGCGGCCGGGTTGGACGTCGAGCAGTTGCGGGCCAAACCGGACGCGCCCGCAGCCGACATTCGCGGCGCCCTGCTGGAGGACGTCCGCACGGA contains:
- a CDS encoding uroporphyrinogen-III synthase encodes the protein MGSKTEEPLRGYAVGVTAERKAEELASLLNRRGADVVQAPAMHTVPLPRDGALAESTAEVLASEVDYVVATTGVGFRGWIEAADTAGNGAALRERLSAATLLARGSKAVGAIRGAGLEVAWSAPSEEASEVLDHLLTRELRGRRVVVQVHGDPMTWFRERLVEAGAEVIAVMVYRWTDPLEPEKLDDLIDRVIDGRVHALAFTSAPAAANLLGRAERIGRSAELHEALGSGVLLGCVGSVTAAPLVEAGLDCALPERARTASLVRLIAERLPELR
- a CDS encoding TIGR02569 family protein, with translation MSATAEPPPTHVRAAFGARGEEVELLDGGLAWRCGEEDAVLLKLAANTAEAAWVARVLDTLDPEETRLARPLRSTDGRWVVSGWSARRDLVGRPEPRHDEVVAMSLRLHAATSRLDKPRFVDSRQDIYALADRMAWGEANMSLSPEKGGRLFDVLATSRKQVALRPQVVHGDLFGNVLFSGNAPPGLIDFVPFWRPAEWAAAVVVIDALAWGGSDPAIVERWSHLAEWPQMLLRALLFRLALHALHPRAGTASLGGLESASQTVLEVL
- a CDS encoding ATP-dependent helicase — protein: MSTFSVPTLVRSGEQSAPRLRWSEAQRRVIDGANGFLRILGGPGTGKTTLLAEAVAERLLDGRATADDTLVLTANRTTAALMRSAVNSRLLADESSVTTGRAPLVRTVHSYAFGVLRLRASRDGTPQPRLLNGPEQDLRIRQLLEGDLEDGAEYWPESLRAALRTEGFVTELRDLLMRAAERGVGPNELVALGRRHERPEWVAAGIFGRQYERVTQLGGASGDTAPPLDAAELVSAALAAFDSDAELLAAERTRVRHLVVDDAQNLDPQQYRLCRRIGDTASEFLLGGDPDQAVFSFRGADPSSLSEADPSGERTLVLGADHRMSTRVRRAVRRLAARLPGSGEQRRLFGADLAEDSGHRDEGGEQSADGGVQVRLLASQAQQAAWVADQLRRAHLLRGVAWSDMAVIVKSTGISLPVLRRALLAAGVPLELGDEEIPLARRPAVRPLLTLLRCAARPSDLDSDTAEYLLGSLLGGADSLALRRLRRGLRRLDLEAGNDRPSGEVLVEALWDADRLAALQGSTAEPARRVSALLDAAGRACARGQSVEDVLWRIWKDSGVEQTLLARSERGGVGGARADRDLDAVVALFDEAARYVDRLPGADAASFVEHLENQRISGDTLAPSAPGGDAVSVLTAHAAVGREWEVVAVPDVQEGIWPDLRLRGSLLGVERLVDVLSGVDSPDVVSASAPLLAEERRLLLVAASRARRTLLVGAVRGEEEQPSRFLDELDGTDEDPETEQRQVARPERGLSLPELVGELRQVVNDDTAGTERRRHAAAQLARLADAGVRGAHPDSWYGLPEPSSSAPLVGEDEPVRVSPSTVEVLSTCPLRWMIERHGGQDAAELASVAGTVVHSLVQAAAEGADRQRLEQALDQAWESVDAGAPWYSRRERERVRGMLDSFLAWLDSSRAELEQVAVERDLDLTVPAREGGHQLRLRGRVDRLEKDGGGRPVIVDIKTSKTPVSKERAGQHTQLAVYQLAAALGAFGAEETREPGGARLVYVAKPESRSGAATERVQRGFDEEEVRGWLDVVHEAAAAGTGPEFRAVENAECPRCPVRTSCPVHSSGRQVGQ
- a CDS encoding MGMT family protein — protein: MDERTWEHVRTVVTTIPPGYVLGYGDVARHAGLRSARVVGRILAEDGADLPWHRVLRSNGSVAEHLRHEQLERLRAEGVLADRGRVDMRRYRWQPSEPFELPDPE